The region tttatctGGTCTTTATAATCCAagttttgaattgtttttttatgatttctctCATATTTCTTGACCCATTTTCTGGAATTCCGTTAGATAATACTCCTAAATAATTCATGATCCCTTTGGTTAATTCGGGATGttatgaatattattttcaatttcagatcCATGAATCCACAGTATTTTTCTCAGCAGCAGTATGGTGCACCCccacaaaacattcaaaatgatGGACAAAATAATcaaggatttgaaaatattccattagtTTCATCAAGTAATCCTACTCCGTTAAATGTGCCACCAACATCTGTCAGTTCATCAAACCAAGGTtctcagttgaaaaatttgttaggcaaggTGCCCAGTGGAAACCTAGGCCCATTTACTGTTTTACCACAAGGCCATAAAATGCCTGGGCCCGAAATACAGAATCCAAATAATGTTGATGGTAATGCATTAAAGCATGATATAAATTCTGGTGCAAATAACAACATTATTAATGGCTCTACCAGTGGATTCCCCATTCCACCAAgtgagtattttttttcaaaaatgcagaaattatttttagttcattgttgaatattttatcaAGACTTTCTTTCGGAATACATTATATTAAAGTGGTATATTCCGAGTATTATAATTTCCATTAGGATAAAAATACTTCTAAAGAACTGATAGAGTGCTACATATTACCAATCTCTTAATAAAACTCTGTCAGCTATTTCTATTGACaatgttcttcttttttcatttgaagttaAACTGTCCTCTAGGACAGCAACAAAGGTTAATTTCACGTATCAGCCTCAGTCAAATCAATTTGTGGAAATATAGATATTGAGCATGATCTTGAATGTGTTCTTTATAAATGATCAAGGATGAAATGAGTGCAAATATTACGATCATTAACTATTTAGAAATTGTTTTAGAAAAAACTTACATGAACAGCCCAAATATTGGTAATGATcctatttgaaacaaaaatttctcaGAAAAGCCCTGTAACTTGAAAACGTATCCATGATTTGCTTACTGATATTTTACAAAGAGAAAACATgacttcttgaaatttttctcaCTAACTCATAgttaggacaccctgtatattgatcaTTCAACTTGCACTCTAtctaataattatataaataacatATCTTCAATAATTTGTTGTGTTCAAATTACAAATTAAGTATATAAACAACTTATAATGGATCAGTACAAACTTTTATGTCATGTATTTAAGtatacatgttttttttttcaggtcaaTTACCACCATCGTCAGTATCTTTGAATCAGCAGAACCGTTCTTCACCAAGTTTAGCTcaaaattctaatttttctGCTCCTCAACATTACCAAGTTTCCCATACTGCTTCTTTCCCAACTATGTCACCGTTAAATCAGTCTAAACCTGTTACACCACAAATAGGTAGCAGTCAACTTTCTCAAAATAATACTGGTGCTCCTCTTCATTCGACAGCTGCATCAACTAGCATTGGTCAACAACCTCCAACGAGTCAGTTCAATGCTACATTAAATCTTTCTACTCTTGGTAATGAATCAAACAATCCATTCGTTCAGTCTCCCCCAATGAACCTAACTCAATCATCATTATCCGAACATTCTAAAATTGGAGTACCACAAAATCAGCCATTTGGAAATTCTCATTTACCACCTAGTCAAAATATGCCCCTAACAAATTCACAATCATCAACTGATGTCCAGGAAATCCAAGGTAAGTGCAATTAATAATAGTAGTCATGTCTCACTCttatgttttttaatttttttgtcattaaaACTTCTCAATCACAACTTCTAAATATTCTAAATAAGCACAAGTTATACTATTGGAAAGACTAAATTCCCCATCACCATGAAGACCAACGATAGAAACATTTTTGAGTGGTGTCAATGGTTAAAAGTCAAATTAGTAAACTAAAATCTCAACATGTTAATTGAGCGCTTAATCTCCAAACGGATCACTCTATCATTTTATCAAAAtctatttatttttcgaattttgagccgggaatgtTATTATCGATAAGGTTCGATTCAATGATGTCCGTACATCTAGTCGGTCGCAAATACATAACTACCGGAATGGAAGAACCtagatcttgaaattttcatgttaGGTTTGGATTTCGAATGTCTGGTTAAGTTTTTTAATGGGCATAATCGACTAGCGGTTCTGTAAATATAACCGTCTGAaatttggatgtagaatgacaattaaTATCAAACCTCCTGCGAAATTTTCAGCAGATAACATCAtctgaaccatagaaaattcaagaaaaatattggaatgcaaatacacaatatttcgTGAGAAATTATCCGATTAAGATTTTGTTTGTTTAAATAGAATCATCATTTAACGTTTGGTgtgaaatttcttgttgatagcATCATGAGAAGCATGGAAAACTCAAGCAGAATAGGGAAAAATATATCTAATAAGATATATTCGACTATtaagttgagattttggaagTAAATTACGTTTCTCCTGTTATCCTTCCCTTATGATTGGAACATTCAAGGGAGATTTCAGAGTTAACACCATCTGCAAAAGCAACAATTATATATGCCTGAGGTGGTGTGATGATGCACAACCATTTCCTATTTCACAAGAAGATTGGTTTAATGATTCTTAAAGGATTTCACAGAAGTTTCGGAGTGTTGAgatgaaaacatcaataataaaGTATTGTTAATGACCGTTGCAATGAATGGGGATTAAAAAAGATAATGTCAATAGTTACTACCCCATAAGCAGTATTTAGAATCACGACAAAAAGGCTAGTGCAATAGGaagttaattattttttcttagttTAAGACATGTGAAGTGGGTATGAAAATGAGGTATCTGTCAACGTAAATATTTGAGATAATTCGGTCAATTTCTCATACATATTAACTTTTCTCACCCTCAAAagtattcaaatcaaattatttttatttcagcatCATCTGGACCATCCAATCAATCTTCTTATGGTCTGCCTCCTACTGGACAATCTCCATTGTCTAGCCATCAGCAATTAGGACAAAGTCAATTGCCGACACGTCCACCATTATCAGTTCAACCACAGGCATCAGCTCAACAGCAACTACCTGGACAGCAACCTCCACTATCCCGGCAGCAACCATCTCTTGGACAACAATCTACACAAATGCAGACACAATTTCCGGGACAGTCCCCATTTCCAGGTCAACCACCATTTTCTGGACAATATACATCACCAGGAAAATTATCTGGGCAACCCCCTTTACCTGGGCAATTGCCAGGACAAACCCCTTTACCTGGACAATTGTCAGGACAATCTCCACTACAGGGTCAATTTCCAGGAACTCTATCAGGACAATCTCCATCAACAGGTCCATTGCCAGGACAATCTTCATTTCCAGGAAAATTACCTGGACAGCCTTCAGGTCCAGGTCAACCTCCGCTAGGACAGCAATATCCTAGACAAACTTCTTTGTCTGGACCACCTACTTTATATAGCCCAGCTGCAATGCAGGGACACTTATCTGGTCCACCAATGTCACAAGGACATTTATCTGGTCAATCAACATTGTCTGGCCAGCCGACACTCACCACTCAATCTCCGTATGGGTCACTTTCAAGTCAAACTGGGGGCAAACCACCAATGGCCACCCCACAAGCATTTCCTCCAACAACTGGCCAAACTACAATGCAAAGCCAGCAAACTTTCAACAGTCCACAATCTATTAATCAGCAGAATAGGAGAGTTAATAGTCCTTACGGACCCGGTGATCATATTCCTAATCAGTATCAGTTGTCTAATCAGAtgcaaaatatgaatatatctgGCCCAAAACATTATTCTGCAGTACCACAAAATGGAGCAACAAATGGTGATAATGGCCCTCATATGCCTCCACCTCTAAACAGTCAACAGATGAGAAGTCCAAGTGGATATCCTCCAATGCCAGGACAACAGTCATCCATGGCTCAAGGTGGATATCCACCTCAGCCAGGTTATCCACAACAAGGTTATCCACAACATGGTTATCCTCAACCTGGTTTTCAACAACAAAATCAACAAAGACGGTTGGATCCTGATCAAATGCCAAGTCCGGTAAGTTTTTTcactaaaaaataatttattgccTATTCTCTTCAGCTATGAAATGACGTCACTAAGTGGCATTTTGGTAACAACCAAAAACTTCTTTTTACTACTTGAAGCGTTCACAGTTCAACTTACTGTTTGCATCAATTCTCCATGTTGCCGATGTCTTACTttgtttgtaattcaaaattgacatTTTAATTTCATTCTTCCCAAACTGATTTGTGGTTTggtaattgaaataatataacACTTTTTCTAAATCAAAAACATAATTCAAAGCTTGAGAATATTTAGCAACTACTTGATGTTGATTTGATGgtaaaacttgtaagaagtccaTAGTCTGGCAACTATGCTGGAAAACATTCTATGACTATTGACTCAATTCCATTGCAAAATAGATTATACCATATCTTAAAAGTTCCACAAATTTCactaaaaatatttaaatactATCATATCTTAATTGGTTAAATAAGTTTCTTTTCACTTGTGATTCTgccttagagtaataaatataggttAAGGGAGTATACATAATTATTAAGTATACCCAACATGCTTATCTGAACATAGTaagattttaatatattttgaaatgacattgatattatattattaaaaacgtatattatattgaatgaaatctattcatttcaattattttttatttaatatgaacattcgaataattttcttttcaatttgtaGTAACAAGCATATTTCTCATTGTTTCTACTTGCTTAAACCAGAGCTTAGGCATCTATGTAAAATTATTTCCCAGGATCTGTCATCGGTTGTTATGTGAACAGTGCATTTAGATGTTTCTAATTATTTTCTCCGATATATTTTAAGTTATCatgagaattttatttatttgtgctCTTCGTGGAGAAATCCGTTTATTCAgtaaaatatcataataaaGGTTATGATTAATTTAGCTTCATCTATTAAATTTGTTAGATCATGTTGTTGACAATATTCGCTTACCGAAAATGAtgtatgctccctctatgttcattactctgatgGTTGTTGGTATATAATATCATGTCTTTCGAATtgtattttatttccaaaaaccTTAATTTCAACATCTTGTGTTTTTCATAGATACAAGTTACAACAGATGATCAAAACAATAGATCGGGAGTATTTGTTACTAATCAAAGAGGCCTGATGCCCCCCCTAGTTACAACCAATTTCGTTGTTCAAGATCAAGGCAATTGCAGTCCTCGTTTTATTCGCTCATCCATGTATAATGTTGCCATTACCAATGATATGATGAAGCACACTGCGGTTCCTTTCAGTTTAGTTATAAGTCCATTGGCAAGATTGGCTCCTGGAGAATTTAGTCCTCCTATTGTTAATTTTGGAGAACTGGGCCCTGTAAGATGTGTGAGATGTAAGGCTTATATGTGTCCCTACATGACTTTTGTAGATTCAGGAAGAAGATTTCAATGTGCTTTCTGCAAGGCTACAACTGATGGTGagtgtcaccctttactataatAAAGATTTTAATGAATCATACCCTTTACTTTTGCGCGGTTTCCATTTTGCTCAAATGTCTCACGATACTATCCGGACGCTGTGTACACTGTAAAAATTCAGCTGAATGTCTTAAGAGGCCAAATATTTTGGTCAAGTATGGTAATTGTCGAATTTCATTTGATGGTTCCATAGCTTTActtatatcaaattttgttttctcaattttaTAATCTTCTGAACCACTTATAGTTTAGATTTTCTTTGGTTATATGCATAGAGGGTCTTAAGAGGAATTAagtatattgaagcaaaaatctacaaaaaaaagtatatacgaatttgaacaaggCAAAAGCTCTCCACTTCACTTCagtatttttcttatttttttatattccatATAAcgcatttaaaatttttatttcttacgAATTTAATTTTAGTTCCTGCAGAATATTTTCAACACTTGGACCATACAGGTCAGAGAATGGATCGTTTTGAAAGACCTGAGCTTGTTCTTGGCACTTACGAGTTTATGGCTACAGCAGATTATTGTAAAACGAACACTTTACCTAAGGTGCCTGCAATTCTATTCATAATTGATGTTTCATATAATAGCATCAAGTCTGGTTTGGTGAAATTGTTGTGTTCTCAAATGAAGGAAATCTTACGTAATTTACCTGTTGATGATGGTCAAGATGCAAGCAAAATGAAAGTTGGATTCATTACTTATGACAACACTGTacatttttataatattaaggTAAGTACTACAGAAATTCTCAAGGTTAAACACACTCTTTTATTTAAAGCTGTTTCAACGAAGCTATAACTAAGTTATAGCAAATAATGAACAGTTTCATTTTAGGAATCGGGAGTACTTCTTATATTGAGAATCGATAgaagaattttatttaattcaaaaataactGAATGAATAATTTGTACTTTTTATATTCAGGGAACTTTAGCTGCACCACAGATGTTAGTGGTGGGAGATACTTATGAAATGTTTATGCCTCTTCTTGATGGTTTTCTTTCTACTCCAGAAGAATCTgaagttattattgatgcttTAATGGAACAAATACCGAATATGTTTGGAGGAACTCGACAAACAGAAACTATTCTCCTTCCTGCAATATTAGCTGGTGTTGAGGCTTTGAAGGTAACAACTATCAATCAAATTTAGAAAACGTAATCAGTATTTAATTTGCATATTTGCGGGATCTCAGACTGATTTTATTTTCTGATTCTCTttagatacctttttttcaaattttttttgggtgaattatatttgaaatacaaCTTACTGTGTATTATTGTGTATACAATGTCATGTactttcaaaaaaatgtattcttatTTTCAGGCTTCCGAATGTAGTGGTAAACTGATGGTGTTTAGTTCAAACCTACCCACTGTAGATGCCCCTGGTAAACTCAAGAACAGGGACGATCGAAAACTTTTAGGTACTgacaaagaaaaaacaattttgacaCCTCAAAATCAGGCGTATAATCAACTGGGACAGGATTGTGTTCTGGCTGGTGTTTCAGTTGACCTGTTTCTTTTTAATAACTCTTATATTGATGTTGCTACCGTAGGACAAGTTTCAAGGTTGTCAGGAGGAGAAGTCttcaaatatacatattttcaggtacaacaaaatatttatttttgagagtattttttttattgcattagTCAAGCAGTTGAGGATTAATTACATGgattttctctaaaattgtatgtTAAATCTCTGTACTTGTTTTACTTCTACAATAGAATggcaatgatgaaaaaaaaactctgcCAATGTTCGTTCTTGTGCTTGAGTTTCTGTCGACTTTATATTGTTTGAGTGCATACATAAAATTGATTCCAGGCTGATATTGATGGAGAAAGACTTATTCAAGATATAATAATGGATATAAGTCGGCCGATTGGCTTTGATGCTATAATGAGAGTACGAACATCAACTGGTGTAAGACCAACTGAGTTTTATGGCCACTTTTATATGACAAATACCACTGATATGGAATTAGGTTCAATAGGTGAGAGTCATACTGCATATACTCTTTGTCAATGGATTcgttataattttaaatttcacaacaagaaattttaaaattctgatGTTTTTTTGCACAGCAAgcataaatttcatgaaaaattacatgtttACGAATTTGAATTAACACGCAAAATCACTTAATGAAACAAAGTTGGAATATCACTAAAAACATATACATGTTCTTTATATATTGGAAATATGGAATATTCTTAACATGATTGAGATGTCGTTATAtagaaaaatgcaaaaaaaaattatatttatatattttcaaaaatgcaaaaatttttctacagggtgtttcctaaacatgcggcaaaaattcagggggttgttccttggaatatattgaatataagaatattttgtcctttgatgatttttgaaaaacctatttgtttcgaagatataggggaaacaaaatttcagataataacattttattatgaaaaattacatgaaaattcaactcaacctacaaaaactgttgaaaatgaccacctctagccagcatacaagcatccaatcttctcctcattgactgccgaaccctttcaaaaacaccaggatcatttcttattaagttacacccagcaatgatccgatttcgtttaatctgtattcctttaccatctgcacttatcaatttttagtcaaaaaactgtccgtttttagtaattggaatgttgttaaacaaatttaaaaataaattgtacctacttagtaaacacagtgcggtacacatttttatttaaactattattaattttaagaatatgaaaaatgttgttcgccctgtatcttcgaaacaaagaggtttttcaaaaatcatccaaggacaaaacatgcttaaaatagtccaaggaacaaccccctgaatttttgccgcatgtttaggaaacaccctgtatataacgaCATCTCAATCATGTTAATGATATTCCATATTTCCAGTATATAAAGAACATGTAAATGTTTTTGGTGATATTTCAACTTTGTTTTATTAAGTTTTGTCCGAACAAATTTATTACAGCAACATGAGGTCcgcgataataaaaaaattcattattaaactGTTGAAACAATTTATTCCTTTGTATACTGGAAGATGAATGATGATTCATAATAGAAAATAACCAAGAACCATTCTTAttacgaatgaaataaataagcTCAATTAGAATCGGAATATTGGCTATACGGCACAGGGTAGAAAACACAAACTTTAGGAATGACCTGATTTTGTGTATGTTTGCAGTGAAGATGCTGTTGTCATCTCAGATTTCCCATCCGTGACGCCATGCCATTGCTAAAATTAATATACTATCTAagtaatttcaatttcagttctTTATGATAGCTAATAGGACACACACAAAtggattttatattgaaaagttATAGTTTCACTCCATGCTTATTGTTGAGTGTACATTCAATTTGAActataaatttaattaattttctgtTATCACCTTATCAGTTTGTTCAACCAAGTATGTCA is a window of Harmonia axyridis chromosome 2, icHarAxyr1.1, whole genome shotgun sequence DNA encoding:
- the LOC123672759 gene encoding protein transport protein Sec24C — translated: MNPQYFSQQQYGAPPQNIQNDGQNNQGFENIPLVSSSNPTPLNVPPTSVSSSNQGSQLKNLLGKVPSGNLGPFTVLPQGHKMPGPEIQNPNNVDGNALKHDINSGANNNIINGSTSGFPIPPSQLPPSSVSLNQQNRSSPSLAQNSNFSAPQHYQVSHTASFPTMSPLNQSKPVTPQIGSSQLSQNNTGAPLHSTAASTSIGQQPPTSQFNATLNLSTLGNESNNPFVQSPPMNLTQSSLSEHSKIGVPQNQPFGNSHLPPSQNMPLTNSQSSTDVQEIQASSGPSNQSSYGLPPTGQSPLSSHQQLGQSQLPTRPPLSVQPQASAQQQLPGQQPPLSRQQPSLGQQSTQMQTQFPGQSPFPGQPPFSGQYTSPGKLSGQPPLPGQLPGQTPLPGQLSGQSPLQGQFPGTLSGQSPSTGPLPGQSSFPGKLPGQPSGPGQPPLGQQYPRQTSLSGPPTLYSPAAMQGHLSGPPMSQGHLSGQSTLSGQPTLTTQSPYGSLSSQTGGKPPMATPQAFPPTTGQTTMQSQQTFNSPQSINQQNRRVNSPYGPGDHIPNQYQLSNQMQNMNISGPKHYSAVPQNGATNGDNGPHMPPPLNSQQMRSPSGYPPMPGQQSSMAQGGYPPQPGYPQQGYPQHGYPQPGFQQQNQQRRLDPDQMPSPIQVTTDDQNNRSGVFVTNQRGLMPPLVTTNFVVQDQGNCSPRFIRSSMYNVAITNDMMKHTAVPFSLVISPLARLAPGEFSPPIVNFGELGPVRCVRCKAYMCPYMTFVDSGRRFQCAFCKATTDVPAEYFQHLDHTGQRMDRFERPELVLGTYEFMATADYCKTNTLPKVPAILFIIDVSYNSIKSGLVKLLCSQMKEILRNLPVDDGQDASKMKVGFITYDNTVHFYNIKGTLAAPQMLVVGDTYEMFMPLLDGFLSTPEESEVIIDALMEQIPNMFGGTRQTETILLPAILAGVEALKASECSGKLMVFSSNLPTVDAPGKLKNRDDRKLLGTDKEKTILTPQNQAYNQLGQDCVLAGVSVDLFLFNNSYIDVATVGQVSRLSGGEVFKYTYFQADIDGERLIQDIIMDISRPIGFDAIMRVRTSTGVRPTEFYGHFYMTNTTDMELGSIDCDKAVAIEIKHDDKLHEDDGVYIQAALLYTSCSGQRRLRICNLSLKTCSQMTDLYRSCDLDTLINYWSKQALFKLMDNNPKAVKDAIVSKAAQVLATYRKNCASPSSAGQLILPECMKLLPLYVSCLLKSDALSGGSDMTVDERSFVMQACMTMDVPTSVYFFYPRLIPIHDMNTNCHDIPQPIRCSIEKMSEQGVYILENGLHMFLWIGLGANPDFIQKLFGVPSAIQVNIEQFKLPELDNPVSLAVRNIVEEIRKQRHRHMRLTLVRQREKLEHVFKHFLVEDKGLDGSPSYVDFLCHMHKEIRGLLS